The following are from one region of the Hymenobacter sp. YIM 151858-1 genome:
- a CDS encoding LytR/AlgR family response regulator transcription factor — protein sequence MNVLLLEDEYPAAERLQRLLAQAAPDAQVVAHCDTVAGAVEWLRTHPEPHLILADIHLADGISLDVFDQLVVTTPVIFTTAYDQYALQAFKTHSVDYLLKPIKLAELQTALQKLRQWHSPALAASEVAQRLQSLLNANTAASPAQPKTRFLVRQSEQLLPIQATDIAWFQSRHETVTLVTHPGQRYLVDYTLEQLEQLLDAKLFFRLNRQFIAQLSAVQRLHPWFNGKLKLDLQPAPTDEVIVSREKAAAVKSWLEG from the coding sequence ATGAACGTTCTCCTGCTCGAAGACGAATACCCGGCGGCCGAGCGGCTGCAGCGCCTGCTGGCCCAAGCCGCCCCCGATGCGCAGGTAGTTGCCCACTGCGACACCGTAGCCGGGGCCGTGGAGTGGCTGCGCACCCACCCCGAGCCGCACCTCATCCTGGCCGATATTCACTTGGCCGACGGCATCAGCCTCGATGTGTTTGATCAGCTGGTGGTTACCACGCCCGTTATCTTCACCACGGCCTACGATCAGTACGCCCTGCAAGCCTTTAAAACGCACAGCGTTGATTACCTGCTGAAGCCCATTAAATTGGCCGAGCTGCAAACCGCGCTGCAAAAGCTGCGGCAGTGGCACAGCCCCGCTTTGGCGGCCTCGGAGGTGGCGCAGCGCCTGCAAAGCCTGCTCAACGCCAACACGGCCGCTTCGCCTGCGCAACCCAAAACGCGGTTTTTGGTGAGGCAAAGCGAGCAGCTGCTCCCCATTCAGGCCACCGACATTGCCTGGTTCCAGAGCCGCCACGAAACCGTTACGCTGGTTACGCACCCAGGGCAGCGCTACCTCGTCGATTACACCCTGGAGCAGCTCGAGCAGTTGCTTGATGCGAAGCTGTTCTTCCGCCTCAACCGCCAGTTTATCGCCCAGCTATCGGCCGTGCAGCGGCTGCATCCGTGGTTCAACGGCAAGCTAAAGCTTGATTTGCAGCCCGCTCCTACGGATGAGGTGATTGTAAGCCGCGAAAAGGCCGCGGCGGTGAAGAGCTGGCTGGAGGGGTAA
- a CDS encoding sensor histidine kinase has translation MNDRRISLIGIPLLSLLIVLLGNAGQLHSWPAFFVNWAVSLLFTAVLWLGNRALWDVLFQRFPQVHQTARRLWWLAVGSLLYTSLATIGLVALMHLLMPQYFSLAPGFIVRQIIFDLIPTTVVQLGYESRHFFLQWEQNVRRAEQLQSANQRAQLEALQQQLDPHFLFNSLNTLSALIEPENEPAQDFVERLADVYRYVLLSRERSLVPLHEELAFVEAYVALQKARLRDNLQVSLDVPAELLEHQVAPLSVQLLIENALKHNEASRQHALHVHVTATPEGWLTVQNARRARTTSLGPSTGTGLRNIRERYALLTPQRPVEVLDEAATFSVRLPLV, from the coding sequence ATGAACGACCGTCGCATTAGCCTGATCGGTATACCGCTGCTTAGCCTCCTCATCGTGCTGCTTGGCAACGCTGGTCAGCTGCACTCGTGGCCGGCGTTCTTCGTCAACTGGGCGGTGTCGCTGCTCTTCACGGCGGTGCTGTGGCTGGGCAACCGCGCCCTTTGGGATGTGCTGTTTCAGCGCTTTCCGCAGGTGCACCAAACCGCCCGGCGCCTCTGGTGGCTGGCCGTGGGCAGCTTGCTCTACACCAGCCTGGCCACCATTGGCTTAGTGGCGCTCATGCACCTGCTCATGCCGCAGTACTTTAGCTTGGCGCCGGGGTTTATCGTGCGGCAAATCATCTTCGATCTGATACCCACCACGGTGGTGCAGCTGGGCTACGAGAGCCGGCACTTTTTTCTGCAGTGGGAGCAAAACGTGCGCCGCGCCGAGCAGCTGCAAAGCGCCAACCAGCGCGCTCAGCTCGAGGCCCTGCAGCAGCAGCTCGATCCGCACTTTCTGTTCAACTCGCTCAACACCCTATCGGCCCTCATCGAGCCCGAAAACGAGCCTGCGCAGGACTTCGTGGAGCGCCTCGCCGATGTGTACCGCTACGTATTGCTGAGCCGCGAGCGGAGCCTGGTGCCCCTGCACGAAGAGCTGGCCTTTGTGGAGGCCTACGTAGCGCTGCAAAAAGCCCGCCTGCGCGACAACCTGCAAGTCAGCCTCGATGTACCCGCCGAGCTGCTCGAGCACCAGGTAGCGCCCCTGAGCGTGCAATTGCTCATCGAAAACGCCCTGAAGCACAACGAGGCCTCGCGCCAGCACGCGCTGCACGTGCACGTAACGGCCACCCCCGAAGGCTGGCTGACGGTGCAAAACGCCCGCCGCGCCCGCACCACCAGCCTGGGGCCCAGCACCGGCACGGGCCTGCGCAACATCCGCGAGCGGTACGCCCTGCTGACCCCGCAGCGCCCCGTGGAGGTCCTCGACGAGGCAGCTACCTTCAGCGTACGGCTACCGCTTGTTTAG
- a CDS encoding ABA4-like family protein, producing the protein MTPELAFTIANTLILPAWLLLAVAPRWVVTRRLVRSGAWPLLYAAAYGSLLVVHYLGPHGGEGGFGSLAEVAALFRDPWALTAGWAHYLCFDLCVGIWEVRDAERRGLPHVLLIPALLFTFLVGPLGLLLYAGLRLLRPAPAAEVAATTLA; encoded by the coding sequence ATGACGCCCGAACTCGCCTTTACCATCGCCAACACGCTGATATTGCCGGCCTGGCTGCTGCTGGCCGTGGCCCCGCGCTGGGTGGTTACGCGTCGCCTGGTGCGCAGCGGCGCCTGGCCCCTGCTCTATGCCGCGGCTTATGGCAGCTTGCTGGTGGTGCACTACCTAGGGCCGCACGGCGGCGAAGGCGGCTTCGGCTCATTGGCCGAAGTAGCCGCCCTGTTCCGCGACCCGTGGGCCCTAACCGCCGGCTGGGCGCATTACCTGTGCTTTGATTTGTGCGTGGGCATTTGGGAAGTGCGCGATGCCGAGCGCCGCGGCCTGCCGCACGTGCTCCTGATTCCGGCCCTGCTGTTCACCTTCCTGGTTGGCCCGCTGGGCTTGCTGCTCTACGCCGGGTTGCGCCTGCTGCGCCCCGCCCCGGCCGCCGAGGTTGCCGCCACTACGCTTGCCTAA
- a CDS encoding HAD hydrolase-like protein, producing MSEKNEDTYRRILARYQLLPEEFLMIGNSLKSDVLPVARLGAQAVYVPYHTTWVMERVPAEELEGVAFHQISSLAEVPDYLTELELQG from the coding sequence GTGAGCGAGAAAAACGAGGACACCTACCGCCGCATTCTGGCGCGCTACCAGCTGCTGCCCGAGGAGTTCCTGATGATCGGCAACTCCCTGAAATCGGACGTGCTGCCCGTGGCCCGCCTAGGTGCCCAAGCGGTGTACGTGCCCTACCACACCACCTGGGTAATGGAGCGCGTACCCGCCGAAGAATTGGAAGGCGTGGCATTTCACCAGATCAGTTCACTGGCCGAAGTACCCGATTACCTGACGGAACTGGAGCTACAAGGGTAG